From a single Micromonospora carbonacea genomic region:
- a CDS encoding CU044_2847 family protein, with amino-acid sequence MSEVVEFDLDGGGTVLVAVDETPGIAPASAADEVLRRAGVSFNRAIGQARDAASAALTEFRSMVDRPDEVEISFGIQLTADAGALIARTGVQGQLQVTVRWHREPGV; translated from the coding sequence ATGAGCGAGGTGGTCGAGTTCGACCTCGACGGCGGGGGGACCGTGCTCGTGGCCGTGGACGAGACGCCGGGGATCGCCCCGGCGTCCGCCGCCGACGAGGTGCTCCGCCGGGCCGGCGTGAGCTTCAACAGGGCGATCGGCCAGGCGCGGGACGCCGCGTCGGCCGCGCTCACCGAGTTCCGGTCCATGGTGGACCGGCCGGACGAGGTGGAGATCAGCTTCGGGATCCAGCTGACGGCCGACGCGGGGGCGCTGATCGCCCGCACCGGCGTGCAGGGGCAACTCCAGGTGACGGTGCGCTGGCACCGGGAGCCGGGCGTCTGA
- a CDS encoding VWA domain-containing protein, with protein sequence MSSALDFDLRIDHDRFLSTRDRQLHAILTVTARAGAGDAPPEVDGSGYAEVVVVDCSGSMAHPPTKLGAARRATAAAVEMLPDGVRFAVVEGTHEARMVYPAHRGLAVAAPATRDAARRELGRLAAAGGTAIGAWLELARELLAGHPEAIRHALLLTDGRNEHETPQRLAEVLAACAGQFVCDARGVGDAWEPRELTRVAEALHGTADAVRRPEELEADFRATMRATMAKRVARAGLRIAVVPPARVLSCRQVHPTIMELPVTPLDDRSVTCPTGSWGVEAREYHLCLEVDPAGRPTGEDLRVARVDLLLDDVPAAGPVNLLAHWTEDLALSSRIDPRVAHYTGQEELSRLIADGCDAYDTGDRETAARLLGRAVALATAAGDAFHLEQLRLLVEDVDAAPVRLRDDLPRLDVISVAVRSSVTVPGPAPRPASGPGPAADAPPRVCPAGHRSPPGARFCQRCRHEFTDPADAGPVPA encoded by the coding sequence GTGTCCAGCGCGCTCGACTTCGACCTGCGGATCGACCACGACCGGTTCCTGTCCACGAGGGACCGCCAGCTGCACGCGATCCTCACCGTCACCGCGCGGGCCGGCGCGGGCGACGCCCCGCCCGAGGTCGACGGCTCCGGCTACGCGGAGGTGGTCGTCGTCGACTGCTCCGGGTCCATGGCGCACCCGCCGACGAAGCTCGGCGCGGCCCGGCGGGCCACCGCCGCAGCCGTCGAGATGCTGCCGGACGGGGTCCGCTTCGCCGTCGTGGAGGGCACCCACGAGGCCCGGATGGTCTACCCCGCCCACCGGGGCCTGGCCGTCGCCGCACCGGCCACCCGGGACGCGGCCCGGCGCGAGCTGGGCCGGCTCGCCGCGGCCGGCGGCACGGCGATCGGCGCCTGGCTGGAGCTGGCCCGGGAGCTGCTGGCCGGGCACCCGGAGGCGATCCGGCACGCCCTGCTGCTCACCGACGGGCGCAACGAGCACGAGACGCCGCAGCGGCTGGCGGAGGTGCTGGCGGCCTGCGCGGGGCAGTTCGTCTGCGACGCCCGGGGCGTCGGCGACGCCTGGGAGCCCCGCGAGCTGACCCGCGTCGCCGAGGCGCTGCACGGCACCGCCGACGCGGTCCGCCGGCCCGAGGAGCTGGAGGCCGACTTCCGGGCGACCATGCGGGCCACGATGGCCAAGCGGGTGGCCCGGGCCGGCCTGCGGATCGCCGTGGTGCCGCCGGCGCGGGTGCTGTCCTGCCGGCAGGTGCATCCCACGATCATGGAGCTGCCCGTGACGCCGCTCGACGACCGCTCCGTGACCTGCCCGACCGGCTCCTGGGGGGTGGAGGCCCGGGAATACCACCTGTGCCTCGAGGTGGACCCGGCGGGCCGGCCGACGGGCGAGGACCTGCGGGTCGCCCGCGTCGACCTGCTGCTGGACGACGTGCCGGCCGCCGGGCCGGTGAACCTCCTGGCGCACTGGACGGAGGACCTGGCCCTGTCCAGCCGGATCGACCCGCGGGTCGCCCACTACACCGGGCAGGAGGAGCTGAGCCGGCTCATCGCCGACGGCTGCGACGCGTACGACACGGGCGACCGGGAGACGGCCGCCCGGCTGCTCGGCCGCGCGGTCGCGCTGGCCACCGCCGCCGGCGACGCGTTCCACCTGGAACAGTTGCGGCTGCTCGTCGAGGACGTCGACGCCGCCCCGGTGCGGCTGCGCGACGACCTGCCCCGGCTCGACGTGATCAGCGTGGCCGTGCGGTCGTCGGTCACGGTGCCCGGCCCGGCCCCCCGGCCGGCGTCGGGGCCCGGGCCGGCCGCCGACGCCCCGCCCCGGGTCTGCCCGGCCGGCCACCGCTCGCCGCCGGGCGCCCGGTTCTGCCAGCGGTGCCGCCACGAGTTCACCGACCCCGCCGACGCCGGCCCGGTGCCGGCGTGA
- a CDS encoding extracellular solute-binding protein, with protein MRRTLPAALLTVALAATAGCGGSGGGDAGKANAARGPITVWLSNNAEEVAWGKAMVQAWNAQHADQTITAQEIPAGTSSEEVIGAAITAGNAPCLIFNTAPAAVPQFQKQGGLVALDSFADATDYITARTGATAEQYKSPDGRFYQLPWKSNPVMIFYNKKVFARAGLDPEKPQLATYDQFLAAARKIKSSGAAPAAIYPAPTSEFFQSWFDFYPLFAAETGGRQLLDGGKPQFASPEGQRVAEFWKTLYAEGLAPKEKYNGDSFADGKAAMAIVGPWAISVYRDKVSWGAVPVPTSTGVPADQVRTFSDAKNVAMYSACQNRATAWDVLKFATSKEQDGALLTATGQMPLRADLPAAYPDHFAKNPAYQGFAQQAARTVEVPNVPNSVAIWQAFRDAYTESVIFGKKPVPDALSAAAEKAEQLAAS; from the coding sequence ATGAGACGGACCCTTCCCGCCGCCCTGCTGACCGTCGCCCTGGCCGCCACCGCCGGCTGCGGCGGCTCCGGCGGCGGCGACGCCGGCAAGGCCAACGCCGCCCGCGGCCCGATCACCGTCTGGCTGTCCAACAACGCCGAGGAGGTCGCCTGGGGCAAGGCGATGGTGCAGGCGTGGAACGCCCAGCACGCCGACCAGACGATCACCGCCCAGGAGATTCCGGCGGGCACCAGCTCCGAGGAGGTCATCGGGGCGGCCATCACCGCCGGCAACGCCCCGTGCCTGATCTTCAACACCGCCCCCGCCGCCGTGCCGCAGTTCCAGAAGCAGGGCGGCCTCGTCGCGCTCGACTCCTTCGCCGACGCCACCGACTACATCACCGCGCGCACGGGCGCGACGGCCGAGCAGTACAAGTCGCCGGACGGCAGGTTCTACCAGCTCCCGTGGAAGTCGAACCCGGTGATGATCTTCTACAACAAGAAGGTCTTCGCCAGGGCCGGACTCGACCCCGAGAAGCCGCAGCTGGCCACGTACGACCAGTTCCTCGCCGCCGCCCGGAAGATCAAGTCCTCCGGCGCCGCGCCGGCCGCCATCTACCCCGCGCCGACAAGCGAGTTCTTCCAGTCCTGGTTCGACTTCTACCCGCTGTTCGCCGCCGAGACCGGGGGCAGGCAGCTCCTCGACGGCGGCAAGCCGCAGTTCGCCTCCCCCGAGGGGCAGCGGGTCGCCGAGTTCTGGAAGACCCTCTACGCCGAGGGCCTGGCCCCCAAGGAGAAGTACAACGGCGACTCCTTCGCCGACGGCAAGGCCGCCATGGCCATCGTCGGCCCGTGGGCCATCTCGGTCTACCGGGACAAGGTCTCCTGGGGCGCCGTGCCGGTGCCCACCTCCACCGGCGTCCCCGCCGACCAGGTGCGGACGTTCAGCGACGCCAAGAACGTCGCCATGTACTCGGCCTGCCAGAACCGGGCCACCGCCTGGGACGTGCTGAAGTTCGCCACCAGCAAGGAACAGGACGGCGCGCTGCTCACCGCCACCGGCCAGATGCCGCTGCGCGCCGACCTGCCGGCCGCCTACCCCGACCACTTCGCGAAGAACCCGGCCTACCAGGGCTTCGCCCAGCAGGCCGCGCGCACCGTCGAGGTGCCCAACGTGCCCAACTCGGTGGCCATCTGGCAGGCGTTCCGCGACGCGTACACCGAGTCGGTGATCTTCGGCAAGAAGCCGGTGCCCGACGCCCTCTCCGCCGCCGCGGAGAAGGCCGAGCAGCTCGCCGCCTCCTGA
- a CDS encoding ABC transporter substrate-binding protein — translation MRRGALALIPVLLVAASLAACADPPRARALSVVASWSEDGGGATDEERRRNSEAWPFLAVLDAFTAETGITYTYQGTRDVSQVLRSGVDRGRPPDVAVLPRLNDLKAYVRSGDLFPLDDVVPAGEAGLAPQLLRLPPPGAATARVYGLSVAVHAKSLIWHRTNAPGGPTVSSPPATWAELVALTRALDDRGGAPWCLGMGSQPQSGWPGTDWIEDILLHRSGQTVYQRWAAGQQAWTSPEVRGAWQAWGALVGAGRGTPNPLLVNFDVAGPGMFGSPPTCFLDHQASFIVGSYRRFLDGRPAGSAPGRPTPEFDFFPSPAFGPGDPPVREVSEDVVGMFADSPQARALIRFLAGERARQVWREASGHLAFTLNAATDAAAYPDGLPRRIARTLATGTLCRDASDMMPAAMTAAFHSAVLQYLADPALLDSLLKELDSVRDRTPPQEWLGLPCLSPPG, via the coding sequence ATGAGACGCGGTGCGCTCGCCCTGATCCCGGTCCTGCTCGTCGCCGCCAGCCTGGCCGCGTGCGCCGATCCCCCACGGGCGCGCGCCCTGAGCGTCGTCGCGTCCTGGTCGGAGGACGGCGGGGGCGCCACCGACGAGGAGCGGCGGCGCAACAGCGAGGCCTGGCCCTTCCTGGCGGTGCTGGACGCCTTCACGGCGGAGACCGGGATCACGTACACCTACCAGGGCACCCGGGACGTCAGCCAGGTGCTGCGGTCCGGGGTCGACCGGGGCCGGCCGCCCGACGTGGCGGTGCTGCCCCGGCTCAACGACCTGAAGGCGTACGTGCGCAGCGGCGACCTGTTCCCGCTCGACGACGTCGTCCCGGCCGGCGAGGCGGGCCTCGCCCCGCAGTTGCTGCGGCTGCCGCCCCCGGGGGCCGCGACCGCCCGGGTGTACGGGCTCTCCGTCGCCGTGCACGCCAAGAGCCTGATCTGGCACCGCACGAACGCGCCGGGCGGCCCCACGGTGTCGTCGCCGCCGGCGACGTGGGCGGAGCTGGTGGCGCTGACCCGCGCGCTCGACGACCGGGGCGGCGCGCCGTGGTGCCTCGGGATGGGGTCGCAGCCGCAGTCCGGGTGGCCGGGCACCGACTGGATCGAGGACATCCTGCTGCACCGCTCCGGGCAGACCGTCTACCAGCGGTGGGCGGCGGGGCAGCAGGCGTGGACGTCGCCGGAGGTGCGGGGGGCCTGGCAGGCGTGGGGCGCGCTGGTGGGGGCCGGGCGGGGCACGCCCAACCCGTTGCTGGTCAACTTCGACGTGGCGGGGCCGGGCATGTTCGGCTCGCCCCCGACGTGCTTCCTCGACCATCAGGCGTCGTTCATCGTCGGGTCCTACCGGAGGTTCCTCGACGGGCGGCCCGCAGGGTCCGCGCCGGGCCGGCCGACGCCGGAGTTCGACTTCTTCCCCTCCCCGGCGTTCGGCCCGGGGGACCCGCCGGTGCGGGAGGTCTCGGAGGACGTGGTGGGCATGTTCGCCGACTCGCCGCAGGCGCGGGCGCTGATCCGCTTCCTGGCCGGCGAGCGGGCCCGCCAGGTGTGGCGGGAGGCGAGCGGCCACCTGGCGTTCACCCTGAACGCGGCGACCGACGCGGCGGCGTATCCGGACGGCCTGCCGCGCCGCATCGCGCGGACCCTCGCCACCGGCACGCTGTGCCGGGACGCCTCGGACATGATGCCGGCGGCGATGACCGCCGCGTTCCACTCGGCCGTCCTGCAGTACCTGGCCGATCCCGCGCTGCTGGACAGCCTGTTGAAGGAGTTGGATAGCGTGCGGGACCGGACGCCGCCGCAGGAGTGGCTGGGGCTGCCGTGTCTCAGCCCGCCGGGGTAG
- a CDS encoding LacI family DNA-binding transcriptional regulator, producing the protein MGPSRPTITDVAKAAGVSKGAVSFALNGRPGVAEETRARILAVAASLGWTPSHRARALSASRAFSVGMVIARPPELLGADPFYPSFIAGVERTLSDRGQSLVLQVVPDLSAEEASYRRLATAERVDGVFVLDLRLGDPRIALLAELGLPAVTIGRPDVPSNHPALLVDDRPGVTAAVTHLAGLGHRRIAHVSGPLHFLHGAVRRQAWEQALADAGLTPGPCVESDFSAAGGAQATRALLATDDPPTAIVYGNDLMAIAGLSVAVQLGIKVPDELSITGFDDTELAGYVTPTLTTVRTDPFGWGRAAADALLDLIDGRPGADLPTPPAPLVVRGSTAPPPTPRP; encoded by the coding sequence GTGGGACCGAGCCGACCGACCATCACCGACGTCGCGAAGGCGGCCGGGGTGTCCAAGGGCGCGGTGTCCTTCGCCCTCAACGGGCGTCCCGGGGTGGCCGAGGAGACCCGGGCCCGCATCCTGGCCGTGGCCGCGTCGCTGGGCTGGACCCCGAGCCACCGGGCCCGGGCCCTGTCCGCGTCGCGGGCGTTCAGCGTCGGCATGGTGATCGCCCGGCCGCCCGAGCTGCTCGGGGCCGACCCGTTCTACCCGTCGTTCATCGCCGGCGTGGAGCGGACCCTGTCCGACCGGGGGCAGTCCCTGGTACTCCAGGTGGTGCCGGACCTGTCCGCGGAGGAGGCCAGCTACCGCCGGCTCGCCACGGCCGAACGGGTCGACGGGGTGTTCGTGCTCGACCTGCGGCTCGGCGACCCGCGGATCGCCCTGCTGGCCGAGCTGGGGCTGCCGGCGGTCACCATCGGCCGGCCGGACGTGCCCAGCAACCACCCCGCGCTGCTGGTCGACGACCGGCCCGGGGTCACGGCGGCCGTGACCCACCTGGCGGGGCTCGGGCACCGCCGCATCGCCCACGTCTCGGGGCCGCTGCACTTCCTGCACGGCGCCGTGCGCCGCCAGGCGTGGGAGCAGGCCCTCGCCGACGCCGGCCTGACCCCCGGCCCGTGCGTCGAGTCGGACTTCTCGGCGGCCGGCGGCGCGCAGGCCACCCGCGCGCTGCTCGCCACCGACGACCCGCCCACCGCGATCGTCTACGGCAACGACCTGATGGCGATCGCCGGCCTCTCGGTCGCCGTCCAGCTCGGCATCAAGGTGCCCGACGAGCTGTCGATCACCGGCTTCGACGACACGGAGCTCGCCGGCTACGTCACCCCCACCCTCACCACCGTCCGCACCGACCCCTTCGGCTGGGGCCGGGCCGCCGCCGACGCCCTGCTCGACCTCATCGACGGCCGGCCCGGCGCGGACCTCCCCACCCCACCCGCGCCACTGGTCGTGCGCGGATCGACGGCGCCACCACCCACCCCACGTCCCTGA